The proteins below come from a single Metarhizium brunneum chromosome 1, complete sequence genomic window:
- the crp-7 gene encoding 40S ribosomal protein eS21 → MGLRAQSASQDPAEQQNVVGRLCDRYDVRKALLPASGDPATRKLEVDTEPKILASDEGQDSTKAPRYQVTYHMTHRKPSPLHEIIEQCQICLANSKRFFGDHIDVGQLLNSTPRHPRHHTTDKMENDRGEIVDLYVPRKCSATNRIIKAKDHGSVQISIAKVDENGRAISGESHVYALCGFVRAMGESDDSMNRLAQRDGLLKNVWSAQR, encoded by the exons ATGGGTCTGAGAGCGCAAAGCGCGTCTCAAGACCCTGCGGAGCAGCAGAATGTTGTCGGGCGATTATGCGATAGATACGATGTGAGGAAAGCTCTCCTGCCAGCATCGGGTGATCCTGCAACGCGTAAATTGGAGGTGGATACGGAACCAAAGATCTTAGCCTCTGACGAGGGGCAGGACTCCACGAAAGCACCGCGTTATCAGGTGACCTATCACATGACGCACAGAAAGCCCTCCCCGCTCCACGAAATTATTGAGCAATGTCAAATTTGTCTGGCCAACTCCAAGCGTTTTTTTGGCGACCACATCGACGTCGGACAACTGCTCAACTCAACCCCAAGACACCCCCGTCACCACACAACCGACAAAATGGAGAACGACCGTGGCGAGATCGTGGACCT CTACGTCCCCCGCAAGTGCTCTGCCACCAACCGcatcatcaaggccaaggaccaCGGCTCCGTCCAGATTAGCATCGCCAAGGTTGATGAGAACGGCCGTGCCATCAGCGGCGAGAGCCACGTCTATGCCCTCTGCGGTTTCGTCCGCGCCATGGGCGAGTCCGACGACTCCATGAACCGTCTTGCTCAGCGTGACGGTCTGTTGAAGAACGTCTGGAGCGCTCAGCGATAA